AGTTATGACATGACATGCAATATGAAAATGAGAAATGGTTCCAGTATACCAATTTAGATACTCTAGCGTGGTTTCTTTCTATGACTATTACAAAGCAGTAATTGCCATTTTATATGTAATTGGTGGAACAATGTTAAGCAGAATTAAGTTCATGCTTATGTATAATCTTTTTCATTGGTGACCTTGCTACTATGGTCTGCAATGACCAAATATTCGTTTGTGATTTTTCGCTTTTTCTAGAATGCTAAGGAGATCGGAACAGAAGCTTGTGGTCGTGGAGAAGTTAGTGTGGCAGGAGATCTTGTATTGTCTAATTTAGTGGAGAAGAATTGTAGTGATCAAATCAATTGGCGAGAGAATGTCCTCCAAGAGGCTAAAGACAAGGGAATAGAAGCTTATTTTCATGGAGAAGTTAATCTAACTGAAGTTGGTGGATTATCTAAGCTGGTAGAGAACAATGGCAATGATAATCTGCAGATTAATGAGAACACCAACGAATGTCTTCTGATGGTGACACACGTAGGTGATCAAATCAATCAGCAAGAAAGTGTTTTAGACAGAAATAAATCCACATCCGGACCAGATGTTGATAGGATAAATTCTGACATTTTAATCGATAGTAATTGCCTTGGAGAAGGAAATTCATCCCAGGGTGTTAGCTCCTCCTGGATGCCATTTGAACAAGTTTCTCTTCTGAAACATCATGATGTAATACACAATGATGATTTTTTGGAGAAGAATAATTCTACAGACACAATCTTAAATGGCCCACCCGTTGAAGTAGGAGACACACATCACATGCAACAAGAATTGAAAGGAGACGATTTTCCCATACTGAAAAAGCGGATTCGAAAACCAAGCTCTGTAATAAGAGCAGAAGAGGGATACGATCCTTTATGGATGTTATGTGAATGTGCATCAACTGAGGACTCTCATCACTGGAAAAATAGCAGGAATAAAAACACAATTTCCAAGTCATCACAGCTATCCTCAAGTCCTGTAAGGGAACCAGTGAATGCTGAATTGAAACCTCGGAAGAGGTTTAGCCAAGAGAAGAAAGATGGAACACTTGATGAGGACAATGGTCAATTTTGTTTGTCGACAGCAGTAAATAATTTGAGCGAAACAATGACTTCAAAAGATATTACTGACGAGGAATGCATAAATGAGAAACTTGAGAAAAGGTCTGGGAAAATTTTACATGCTTGTATGACTGATGGGATACTGAAAAATCCAATGAAAAGCAAGAGATCCACTGCCAAGGTTGCTCCTAGAAAGAAAGTGAGGAGCACAACCATAGTTCTCGAGGCAGCGACTTCAAACGATTCAGTTGAGTTAAAAAATTCGAAGGAAGAGGTAAGCAAGGTCAGAGATATAAGGTTACCAGCCAACAGCATTGACGGGATCTCAAAAAAGTTGGAAAAAGGACTAGGAACTTCGAGCAAGGTAGATCATGCAGAAAAGGAACTGAGCAAGAATGTTACAGCTGAGGATCTATCAGGAGATATCCTGGTAAAGGTTATATCTTAGTTGGCTATATCTAGTTGCAATTcatgtgtaaaaatattttctttgtttttggaATTTTACGTCCTACACATCTTTTATGGTGTGCAGACATTGGTTTCTCAATCAAGAAACAAATCACCTCAGGGGGAATCTCATTCTGTGGAAATCTCTAATCCACAGTACCAGAAGGTAGTTATCTTACCCAAGGAAAAGGTTTCTCTTGGTTAATTATCTCGCTATTTACCCGATATCTAATCTCCCTTTCTTTCCAATTTCCAAGCAATTGTTTGATAAATGCATGGATGGTTTATGATTGTTGATGATAAAGGATAGCATCCGATTAATTTTCTCTCAGTTTATCCGATAAAATATCCTTATATCCTCATGCTATTGTTAAATTTTTCTTGGCCATAAAAGTGTAGTAGCTAGCTAGATCCACTTGGTGATGCGTTACGGAATCTAAATTCCGCTTTCCTATACATCAGCATATGTATAGTGCTTCAAAAAATCCATGGGAAATGCCAAAAAAACAGTGCAAATATTTTTCCTAATGGTTAGTGTTTACTCACAATAACTAAAAATGTTGTACAATCCAACTCCAATCTCCATTTTCTTTTCTGTTTGCCAAtctaatttttcttttgaatttatACCCAAGAGCGGCACGaatgtatattttttcatggagtTTTTATGCAATCCAATTTAGGATATCAATTTTTTCTGTTTTTGTAGTAAATGCCATGTATGTCTACATTTTATCATGGCGTTTATAGTTTCAATCTTTCCCTTTCTCGATATTCAACTCAATGATGAGGTGGTGAAATGATCGAATTCAGATTTCTTCCAAGAAAAAAAGACAACAATCTTTGGCCAAGAAAGCTACAGATGAGACAAGTAAGGGAAAGACAGTTGTTTCTGAGAATCTAACTGGAAATATCACTGTCAAGGTATAACTGAGTTGAATAGATTTTGCAATGTTATCATGCCGTATTAGTCTCTTTACTTATTTCCTTATACATCTGTGGAGCTGCTCAGACTTTGGCTAAAACCACATCCTCTAAAGAAGAATTTCATTCTGATGATATCTCCAACCTAAAACAACATAGGAGCAATCTCCCAAACAAAGAAAAGGTATTGCTTTATCGATGGCCTTGCTGTACTTGATTTGTGGTCACACTAGCTGTTAAATTTATAAACATGGGTTTATCTGCTGAGCGTTCTTCAAACCTCTTGATGATCAGGGAAAAAAATTGGAATTTTTTCTATTTGTTTGCCTCCTTGAAATATTTGTTGCTTCCCCATGCTGCTGCTTATGTTTCCTGATGTATATCAATGGGCTTGCTTCCTTGTGGTGAGGATTCAATGAGTCTAGAAAGTGTTTTCCCCTACAGCATTTTATCTTATTTACATATCTGTAAAATATTTGAAGCACTCGGAGTCATCAATTAGGTGGCACTGATAATTTGTTTGTATCTAATCTGTCTGAGAAGATCGTCTCTGCAAGATTAATATTGTCGAGTAAAAGAAGTTATGGTGTACGGATAACCAAAAATGTTGTAATGTTCACAAACTTAATGCAATTATTTGTTAAGGCTCACAAGCATTTAATGATACTTCGCTACAAGATTGTCATTTAAGCATTTAATGATACTTCGCTACAAGATTGtcatttatttacttttttctaAGTTTTCGTGCTTAtcaatttttatgatatttttcccTTTTCCTCTTTTCATAGTCGATGATTTCTATCTTccaatgtttttttatattcaacCTTGCTACTATGGTGTTCGACTGATTCCAGAATCATTCAAAGAAAAGGAAACATTCTTTGTCCAAGAAAGCTCTTGGAGAAACGAGTAAAGCGGAGATTGTGTCTGAGATTCAAATGGGAGATATCATTGCCAAGGTAGTAACTGACATGAATAAAGTAGCTAGAGTTTATTGTGACTATGCAGTTTTTTAAATCttattttttctaaattaaTATGATGTTTTGTCTCTAGGCTTCCGAGGtaaatggttccaaaaaaaGCAATGATGAGAATCTGGTTGGCTGCAAAATAAAAGTTTGGTGGCCTCTGGATGAGACGTAAGTGCTTCAAGTCATTGTAGCTTGACAGCGTGGATATAAATACACAATTTCTTGATTTGCCATGTGCATTAGCACTTCAAGCAGTGAGAATAATCTTTTGGCCCGATGACTTTGTCTCATTTTATAGGTATTACGAAGGAAAAGTTACATCTTTTGACCATTTGAAGAAGGCACACCAGGTAAAAATTTCATATGTAGCTGTATATGTATTCCTAGTTGTATCTGGTTTATCATAATAACTTACTTTGACATGTTCAAATTCTCTATGTACTTACATAAGTTACCTCACAGTTTGCACTTGCAAATGCAGAATGATACTGTTTTTAGGCATTAACTCTAAACTTATTGTGATATTATCTTAATTTGTCAATAACACTACCAGGACATATCAACTTTAGATTGTCTACAGCACTGAAAtctttttttctaattttaattgCCATCATTTTATCATTTCATTCAGGTTGATTATGATGACGGTGAAACAGAGATACTGGACCTTACGAAGGAGCGTTGGGAAGTGATAGATGATTATAATTTGTCCAGTCATGTGGGTATTGTTGTTACATTTCTGTTTGCGCTCTTTTATATTATTCTGTTATGTAACACGGGTATTCTTTTGTCTATCAATCTAACAGGAACAGAGGACTGTTCCACCACCTCCTAGCGCCTCAAGAGTCGTGTATGTATATTTTCAACTTGATTGCTATTTCTTAGGCCAATCAATCTATAATGTTTTTACTTGATTTAATTACAGATTTTCCTTCTATTTGGTATTCACTTTCCTTTTTGTTCTTATGTTCTAGAGGTAGTAACTAGTAAGTTGTCTTTTGGTTGTGCTTATTTATTTGTCTATCAAACTTTATCCTGAAACTCCAATGTTAATTTTATTGATGACTTTTATAGAGCTGCAAAAGTGTTGCGGGTTTGGGTTAAGGGGCAGTTGGCTGGGTCCAAATAGGGTATTAGGGTGGTTATAGAAATAGTATGATAAAAGAGGGGGATTAGTTATTAGGGGAGAAGTTTTGTTTTGGGAGTAATGTTGCTGGCAGTTGCTAGGGAGAGGGAAAATCATTCTGTGAGAATATTTTCTGCTCCAAGGGGCCATACTCTTTGTGAAGATTGGTCATTAACTtatgtaatttttcttttttagttAATAAATTACAGTTTCTCTTATAATTACTAGTTGGAACGCCTTTTGAAATCTGTTTGAATCATGTGTCTCTCTTTTACATAAATGAAATGACATCGATAGTACCATTGCATGAACTTTTATGTGATGTGAAGACAAATACCTAACTTTATTTGGATATTTCATCGCTTAATTTGCTGTCTTAAGATGCTTAACCACCCCATATTTTACATTGTAAGGCTGGCTTTCGGTTTAATTGCTGCGAAAATTCTTTAAAGCCAACCGGATGACTGGAGAAGAAACTAAAAGGATTCATACATCAATTTCTTATTTCCTGTCCTGTTTTTCTTGTGCATCCGACTTCAAATGCCGCTAACTTTTgtggaatttttttttgctctttAATATTTCAGATCCTGTGGTCGAAGAGGCAAATCTTCTCGTTCTTCGCAGGCGAAACTGAAGGTGAGAACTCTTTTTTGAAGAAACTGTAAATGTGGATTTGAGTTGACTGGGATAGAACATAACAGAGTTCTTTTAGCTCAAGTGTTTCGAAGTAATATTCTTGCATGGATCGATACTTCATGGATTATGCATCAAATGtgcaatataaaatttatagatAATTTTGACTGTAATTTATTAATCAATCGTTTAATTGTTGTATTACGGACATAAAATGTgcaacataaataatttttattattgttgtgTTAGGGGCTATGGAAACAAATTCTGGGTTGATTCTTCTCATCTTTCATGGGATGGAATTCTTTGGAAACTGTTGTATCTATTTATGTACTCATTGACTGACAATCTATTctttttgtaaatattattgTTTCACTGTTTTATATGCTTTCAAGCTGTTATAATGTTTAAAgtattcaaattaaaattttgtcgtttcaaaagtgtttaatttttgttgttcaaaaaaaattttatataattgtcAAATGAAATTTTGTACCACATAATGAATGGACATCAATTTTCAGAATCTTTGTGGTTGGTTATTCACTAGTTTCCTCAAAAGATGTCATAatcatttttcttaaaaaaatatgaaacacaGAGAAGATAAACAAACTTATACAAGAAATTCGCATAAGAAAAAGAGTAAGTATCttctgagacggtctcatgaatatTTATCTCTGAGACAGATCAagcctaccgatattcacaataaaaagtaatactcttaacataaaaagtaatactttttcatggatgacccaaataagagatccgtctcacaaaatacgattcgtgagaccgtctcacacaagttttgccTAAGAAAAATgtccataaaaaataataataaataattcatgcaTTAATCTCgagaatatatttaaatttatgaaaattacaAAAAAGTAACCCACTTGACGATAATTTCtatctaaaaatgaatttaaatgtTATCTACAATTTTCATTCCAATAACTTTTTATGCTGAAACAcaaattatgttaaaatatattatttttatcttaaTTAATCTTAGTTAATTTGATTGAAACTTTTTTTCCTACtataaatatcttattttgaCTGAAAATATtcgaaaataattaattataataaaagtaTGGTAAAGATTGACAGTTTCAGATTATCAATaaacttatttacaaaataaagtcttaaaataaaatttgatataattatGTTAAAGTTTAATTGGATCAAATAAACCTTATACgaaataattttatgttaataatgAATTTATACTTATATACTCAATCAGCTCATAAATTTgtcttataaattttttgatcAGTTAAAATGGTATTTTTAGATAAACGTTTTAATTCATTACATTTTGTATAAGAAATCTATAgagtaggttttttttttttaaatatataagtcATGCACCAGATCAAAGCATAAGAGTGATCATTGTATCTAAGATCAAATTATCAAATGAAAGCACTCAACCAGAAGCTCTTGAAGTTAAAATTATTCAAAGAcagaaaacaagaaaaagacaaaatctGAAGTAGTAAAGGTCAGCAGTACAGAGCAACACACTACACTGAAAGATCACCTCTTCATAATAGATTTTCATCAAAAAGAAGAAGGGAAGCTCACTGAATCCAGAATATAGACATCAAATCAGAGATCTAAAAGATGAAGCTATATTAGAAAAAATATCATCATAACCAAACAAGTTTCATGAGATTCAAACACTTGGAAAATTTTCAAGTATTTCATAACACAGATGAAATTTTGTTCAAGACTTGACTTGACGGAACCATGCCGGTGTGACAACAGGGCGGCGGCAGTGCACCGTTGAGTTGTGGTGGTGATCGGTCGAGGGGCTTCCTTCAAAAGGTAGTGACCGAATTCTTGAGGAGAAAGGAAAAATCTGAGTCTAGATTGTTTTGATGGTGTTCGTGTGCTATCAACTCTTAGtaacatatatttaatatttctcAATTGTTCATGCATCCTTCTAGAATAGGAGTTTCTCACTTGTCAATATCTCGTGTTTATCTTATCAACTTTTGACAAAATTCGATAGGATTAGTTAGATAAAACTTTATCTATCCATGAGATTCTATAACCTTATAGAATTCTCTTTGGATGATTCGACTAATTAGAATTCTACTAATCATTATTTGATTAAGAAACTccaagtttaattaattaaataatctgTGATTCTGATTTCATCATAATCTCGATTGACGAGAAGACATCCTCGATGTGACGAGGGTACAAAACTCATTATTACGATACAAAGTGAAAATTTTATTCGTTGATTCAATTTTGACTGCTGGCCTATTTTGGGACTCCTTCACTAAATTTAGACAGTTGCACTCTCCTCAAAAATTGGTAGTCAAGCTAATTTTCATAACTTCCAAATATAAAATCCACTAATAAACGCATTTATAAGCAATATGTTTGTTGTCCATCAAACTAAGTtatcaaattcaactccttaaatttGACTATCATAACGGAAACACAGAATTCAATACTTGTGCGACCCTCAATGGTTTGGAGATACAACTTgttgtgggttcacaactcatGTGATTTTAGATAACATTAATCTCTTATGTGGACTTACCCTTATTAGTGTCATTTTGTGCACAACCCCTTGATCACAATAACGTCAGAAGTCAGTTCGGATTACACTCATCAGATCATGATAAGATCGTCTAGTACCATCATCCTATTATTCCGTGGTGATCATTGATAATGCATGCAAAAACCAATAAATTGTTATTAACGTACAATACAGTCTCTTCGATACATATATCCTGATCTAATATGCAATCATTCATATATCGAAAGTTGCAAATATTAGATAATGATGTGATATATCTTCGAATAATCATAGCGACATCATGTGTGCAGCTAAAAAAAACACTTTTCTTTAAAGCACAACTCACACTCTGTTCAGAATTAGCGATATCAACCAAGTGAGATTCTCTATTGGTCAGCAAGATCTGACTTCCTTCCCCGCAATCCGAAAATAACCTTCCCATGTCATCCCAAATCTCTTGTACCCTAGGCATCATCCATAACAACGAGACATCTTTTGCCACTCAAAGATTTATGGAGATCGTCTAGTAAATCATAAGTCTATTCGTACATTTCATCTGTGAGTGCTTTTATGCATCCTACAAGGTCTAACAAGATTTTCTTGGGCTAATAATCGTTTGACACCGTTACCCAGGAACGAACATCAAAATTAGCTTGAATAACCTGATCATTGTAAAGGTATCTTCCCACCATTCCAACGATCGGATAATGATTAATGATTTGATCTCTCAGCGTCCACGACTCATCGTCGAAACCCAAATTTTATTTGTCATTTTGGATTTGGATTCTCagataacaaaaatatattaattgagAACAAGAGTATAAATCATGCAACATTATGTAGATAGAGTTTACCATCTCAAAGTATGTActtctttcatatttttttaggaGTTCCAGGTATAGTTGGTCTTCTCGGGAGGTTTTGTATTGGAATGGAGAATTCCTCGAAGGGAGCTCCTCCAACCCAACCAAATTcattattaaatgaaatatatatataactccaTCATCGATATGAATGCACCAAGTATTTAACTCGACGATCCAGAGTTCAAGTATGAAATACAGTGCTTGAGGTCACGAAATGCTCGACTCACTTGCACTTCTGATATAAACTCACTCTATAAGCATCATGAAAGTATGAAACTAGAATGTTGCACTTTTTCCCTTGCATCCTGTGTCttcagggaaatccaagattaAGAAAAACGGCATTAATATTACAGCTACAACGACTGAACGGAAGGTTAACTCTAGTCCATGGTTTCCAAATGCTGAAGTCTAAATTGAATGAATAAAGGAAATTTTGTCAAAGTCTAGTGGACTGTATTGTTAGTTAGTCTTCGGTCAATGATCGGTATCTGAAAATTCGCTATCTCCAGCTACATCGACTGAACGAGACACGACTTCTTGAGCTTCAGCGAGTGCAGATTCTTTCTCATCTGCACAATATAATATCTTCTTGATTGCCACAGCCAACTGCAGCGAATTTCAAGAAAACGATTATGACTTTTTTATACAGCAAACAATTTGCAGCATATGCAACATTGTCAAGACCCAATAAAAGAAACAAGACAGAGATTCTTCTTAGTAACATCaggggaaaaaaataaatagcttTGTTGTGTGCACATAAACCATGTCATCTAATCCCAAACATTTTAATCAATTTAGCCACAGTTCAAACGCTAGCTTCATTAGTTTAAGGCCAGTCtccttttcatttttattttattttcatctgCAGTTCCTATAAAGATATTAACAAGCGGTGTTTACCCATGAATAACAAACCAAACCATTAAAGCTACCTCGTACCAATGGTGGAACCAAATTATATATCGCAAAAATATGTTCATCCCGTTAGCGTCCCTCTCCCTCCACTACTGATGTGCGAGAACCTTAGAGTTGAAGTACACAATCAAGATCGAATTTCATGTTTCTTAAGAAATTTGTCATTCCATTAGAGCAGTTGCAACTAAGGCAATCCACTTGTGTTGAAGGCAATAATGTATATCATCATAGTATTAATTGAGCTAACAATGCTTACCGTAAGATTTTCCAACTGGGGAGTCTGGCAAATTATTTCAACATCACGTAATTTTGCAAAGTAAAAATCTCTTTCCTTTTCCAAGAGGTCAACAGAGAGCTTGAGTTCGGTAATCTGAATAAATTTGGAGATATCATAGTGGAAATTAAACCATAGAGTAAAATGACAGTAAAGCCAATCCAACAAACTACTTACatcacaataaataaaaatatatacaactTACGAAATAATAGTGCTACGAGATGCCAAATCGGACATGGATCACTGCATTCTATAATATCATGTTTGAAGAAAAGTGACCATTATTACCTCCTTTGTCATTGCATGAATCTCCACGGAAGAATTGGCCCAGGTTGCTGCACCACCCGATTTCCCTTGTTTGGCAACTGAAcatgaaatgatttttttaaaaaaaaccatggCATGAATGaggaaagaaaaaataatttaaaatgacaaCATTTCAGGCTGACCAGATATCTTATTACTACCCATTCCATCAGGAAAGCCAGAATTTAGAGAGCGATTTGTTTGCAATGACTTAGAGTTCTTCTGAGACCCCTTGATATTTCTCTCCTTTCCACCTTTAGTTCTGCGTTCCACGGGATCGTAATTCCTGGGAAATATGTTGGAAGTAAAcataaataatatgataaaacaCAACAAGTTAACCCAAAGAAAGCATTACTCATTCATTATTCCGCCATTTACTGAATCACAATAACGTTTCAGCCATTGAAGAAACTCCAAGTTGTCCAATGGCCTTCCTTTCACCAGTCTGTTGACCTCAATATGCTGGAAACGACGAAAAATATGAATagattatcaaatttttgaacttaACACAATGGATGCTACCAAATCATTCACAACAAAATGGTGATGCCAGCAAGAAATTGGGATAGAGAACTCCAAGAATAATGATAATGCAGAAAAGGATCACCTTTTCAATTTTCAGTTTGTTAAAGACGTCCTGGAGTACTTTGTAGTTCTGGATCATATCATATTCAGTCTTAGCATCGAAGTTCACCTACGACAGACTAATATGTCAGTAATGTCGCAATATCAAGACTTTGCTAAGTGGGGAATATTAGAGCATCCCTCGTCCAACCCATACCAACAAATATTATTCTCAAACAAAGAGTGCAAAATGAATTTATTGACCTTGTGCATGGGTACAATTCCTGGATAAGTCATGTCCATCATCTGACACTGCACGGCTCCAGATGCAGCCTagataaaagttttttttatcagcACGTAACATACCATATGTGGTTCTTCCAGTAAAATTTAAGTTATTTAACATTTGAAACAATCTTATatgcaaatattaaaaaaacaaagaaagtaATTTGGCCTCCAATGACAGAAAAATTCTATGAGAAGCAACACAGGCCTTAAAATTGAGAAATAGCTATATTGCCATTAAATactgttt
This DNA window, taken from Primulina huaijiensis isolate GDHJ02 unplaced genomic scaffold, ASM1229523v2 scaffold33841, whole genome shotgun sequence, encodes the following:
- the LOC140968232 gene encoding uncharacterized protein isoform X4, giving the protein MYIFSCVYHIAGRKLNYCLVRVFDRPKGHGLFLLDVNMRHVFVLETRFWSIDLLLYKWDGLQRIRLIYPEKMAAPSSEERDVSADVAWNAEMEEELKRVLLEYGNGLLKPGDSIEELLRKLDKLEHLLQHLMQERKPLIEMALKPAEEALISDALMRHEEVDVRITVVSCISEIIRITATKEPYNEDQMKDYFKLVNIAYQKLPSLAGRAYSKAVSIIQTVSSCHTCVLMFDFELHDTVVEMFHLFLDGIQSSHPQEIPSSMEHIMVLMIQNAGDSEEFALEAAKILLSTLKKGNENVSPCAFQLARKVYEKCANDLKNYLPEAVRHMGVAVQEYDDVVISSLHGTIQSDDMNAKEIGTEACGRGEVSVAGDLVLSNLVEKNCSDQINWRENVLQEAKDKGIEAYFHGEVNLTEVGGLSKLVENNGNDNLQINENTNECLLMVTHVGDQINQQESVLDRNKSTSGPDVDRINSDILIDSNCLGEGNSSQGVSSSWMPFEQVSLLKHHDVIHNDDFLEKNNSTDTILNGPPVEVGDTHHMQQELKGDDFPILKKRIRKPSSVIRAEEGYDPLWMLCECASTEDSHHWKNSRNKNTISKSSQLSSSPVREPVNAELKPRKRFSQEKKDGTLDEDNGQFCLSTAVNNLSETMTSKDITDEECINEKLEKRSGKILHACMTDGILKNPMKSKRSTAKVAPRKKVRSTTIVLEAATSNDSVELKNSKEEVSKVRDIRLPANSIDGISKKLEKGLGTSSKVDHAEKELSKNVTAEDLSGDILTLVSQSRNKSPQGESHSVEISNPQYQKISSKKKRQQSLAKKATDETSKGKTVVSENLTGNITVKTLAKTTSSKEEFHSDDISNLKQHRSNLPNKEKNHSKKRKHSLSKKALGETSKAEIVSEIQMGDIIAKASEVNGSKKSNDENLVGCKIKVWWPLDETYYEGKVTSFDHLKKAHQVDYDDGETEILDLTKERWEVIDDYNLSSHEQRTVPPPPSASRVVSCGRRGKSSRSSQAKLKGLWKQILG
- the LOC140968232 gene encoding uncharacterized protein isoform X2; this encodes MYIFSCVYHIAGRKLNYCLVRVFDRPKGHGLFLLDVNMRHVFVLETRFWSIDLLLYKWDGLQRIRLIYPEKMAAPSSEERDVSADVAWNAEMEEELKRVLLEYGNGLLKPGDSIEELLRKLDKLEHLLQHLMQERKPLIEMALKPAEEALISDALMRHEEVDVRITVVSCISEIIRITATKEPYNEDQMKDYFKLVNIAYQKLPSLAGRAYSKAVSIIQTVSSCHTCVLMFDFELHDTVVEMFHLFLDGIQSSHPQEIPSSMEHIMVLMIQNAGDSEEFALEAAKILLSTLKKGNENVSPCAFQLARKVYEKCANDLKNYLPEAVRHMGVAVQEYDDVVISSLHGTIQSDDMNAKEIGTEACGRGEVSVAGDLVLSNLVEKNCSDQINWRENVLQEAKDKGIEAYFHGEVNLTEVGGLSKLVENNGNDNLQINENTNECLLMVTHVGDQINQQESVLDRNKSTSGPDVDRINSDILIDSNCLGEGNSSQGVSSSWMPFEQVSLLKHHDVIHNDDFLEKNNSTDTILNGPPVEVGDTHHMQQELKGDDFPILKKRIRKPSSVIRAEEGYDPLWMLCECASTEDSHHWKNSRNKNTISKSSQLSSSPVREPVNAELKPRKRFSQEKKDGTLDEDNGQFCLSTAVNNLSETMTSKDITDEECINEKLEKRSGKILHACMTDGILKNPMKSKRSTAKVAPRKKVRSTTIVLEAATSNDSVELKNSKEEVSKVRDIRLPANSIDGISKKLEKGLGTSSKVDHAEKELSKNVTAEDLSGDILTLVSQSRNKSPQGESHSVEISNPQYQKVVILPKEKISSKKKRQQSLAKKATDETSKGKTVVSENLTGNITVKTLAKTTSSKEEFHSDDISNLKQHRSNLPNKEKNHSKKRKHSLSKKALGETSKAEIVSEIQMGDIIAKASEVNGSKKSNDENLVGCKIKVWWPLDETYYEGKVTSFDHLKKAHQVDYDDGETEILDLTKERWEVIDDYNLSSHEQRTVPPPPSASRVVSCGRRGKSSRSSQAKLKGLWKQILG
- the LOC140968232 gene encoding uncharacterized protein isoform X1, encoding MYIFSCVYHIAGRKLNYCLVRVFDRPKGHGLFLLDVNMRHVFVLETRFWSIDLLLYKWDGLQRIRLIYPEKMAAPSSEERDVSADVAWNAEMEEELKRVLLEYGNGLLKPGDSIEELLRKLDKLEHLLQHLMQERKPLIEMALKPAEEALISDALMRHEEVDVRITVVSCISEIIRITATKEPYNEDQMKDYFKLVNIAYQKLPSLAGRAYSKAVSIIQTVSSCHTCVLMFDFELHDTVVEMFHLFLDGIQSSHPQEIPSSMEHIMVLMIQNAGDSEEFALEAAKILLSTLKKGNENVSPCAFQLARKVYEKCANDLKNYLPEAVRHMGVAVQEYDDVVISSLHGTIQSDDMNAKEIGTEACGRGEVSVAGDLVLSNLVEKNCSDQINWRENVLQEAKDKGIEAYFHGEVNLTEVGGLSKLVENNGNDNLQINENTNECLLMVTHVGDQINQQESVLDRNKSTSGPDVDRINSDILIDSNCLGEGNSSQGVSSSWMPFEQVSLLKHHDVIHNDDFLEKNNSTDTILNGPPVEVGDTHHMQQELKGDDFPILKKRIRKPSSVIRAEEGYDPLWMLCECASTEDSHHWKNSRNKNTISKSSQLSSSPVREPVNAELKPRKRFSQEKKDGTLDEDNGQFCLSTAVNNLSETMTSKDITDEECINEKLEKRSGKILHACMTDGILKNPMKSKRSTAKVAPRKKVRSTTIVLEAATSNDSVELKNSKEEVSKVRDIRLPANSIDGISKKLEKGLGTSSKVDHAEKELSKNVTAEDLSGDILVKTLVSQSRNKSPQGESHSVEISNPQYQKVVILPKEKISSKKKRQQSLAKKATDETSKGKTVVSENLTGNITVKTLAKTTSSKEEFHSDDISNLKQHRSNLPNKEKNHSKKRKHSLSKKALGETSKAEIVSEIQMGDIIAKASEVNGSKKSNDENLVGCKIKVWWPLDETYYEGKVTSFDHLKKAHQVDYDDGETEILDLTKERWEVIDDYNLSSHEQRTVPPPPSASRVVSCGRRGKSSRSSQAKLKGLWKQILG
- the LOC140968232 gene encoding uncharacterized protein isoform X3, with the protein product MYIFSCVYHIAGRKLNYCLVRVFDRPKGHGLFLLDVNMRHVFVLETRFWSIDLLLYKWDGLQRIRLIYPEKMAAPSSEERDVSADVAWNAEMEEELKRVLLEYGNGLLKPGDSIEELLRKLDKLEHLLQHLMQERKPLIEMALKPAEEALISDALMRHEEVDVRITVVSCISEIIRITATKEPYNEDQMKDYFKLVNIAYQKLPSLAGRAYSKAVSIIQTVSSCHTCVLMFDFELHDTVVEMFHLFLDGIQSSHPQEIPSSMEHIMVLMIQNAGDSEEFALEAAKILLSTLKKGNENVSPCAFQLARKVYEKCANDLKNYLPEAVRHMGVAVQEYDDVVISSLHGTIQSDDMNAKEIGTEACGRGEVSVAGDLVLSNLVEKNCSDQINWRENVLQEAKDKGIEAYFHGEVNLTEVGGLSKLVENNGNDNLQINENTNECLLMVTHVGDQINQQESVLDRNKSTSGPDVDRINSDILIDSNCLGEGNSSQGVSSSWMPFEQVSLLKHHDVIHNDDFLEKNNSTDTILNGPPVEVGDTHHMQQELKGDDFPILKKRIRKPSSVIRAEEGYDPLWMLCECASTEDSHHWKNSRNKNTISKSSQLSSSPVREPVNAELKPRKRFSQEKKDGTLDEDNGQFCLSTAVNNLSETMTSKDITDEECINEKLEKRSGKILHACMTDGILKNPMKSKRSTAKVAPRKKVRSTTIVLEAATSNDSVELKNSKEEVSKVRDIRLPANSIDGISKKLEKGLGTSSKVDHAEKELSKNVTAEDLSGDILVKTLVSQSRNKSPQGESHSVEISNPQYQKISSKKKRQQSLAKKATDETSKGKTVVSENLTGNITVKTLAKTTSSKEEFHSDDISNLKQHRSNLPNKEKNHSKKRKHSLSKKALGETSKAEIVSEIQMGDIIAKASEVNGSKKSNDENLVGCKIKVWWPLDETYYEGKVTSFDHLKKAHQVDYDDGETEILDLTKERWEVIDDYNLSSHEQRTVPPPPSASRVVSCGRRGKSSRSSQAKLKGLWKQILG